The Bdellovibrio bacteriovorus W nucleotide sequence GGAGATCTTGCCATTGATTTTCTCAAGGTTTGACTTCACAACATCTAAACCCACACCGCGACCAGATAGATCCGAAATCTTATCTGCTGTTGAAAATCCCGGTTGCAGAATATATTGAAACACCTGCTCATCGGGAATCGTCGCAGGATCTACACCCTGAGGCACAAAGCCTCTTTCAATTGCTTTATTCAAAACTTTTTCACGATTAATACCGCCACCATCATCACTGATTTCGATGATTACATTCCCGCCAGATTGTTTGGCAGAAACGACAACCTTTGCTGTCGCGGGCTTACTTCTTTCTTTTCTCAAAGCTGCTGGCTCTACCCCGTGATCCATCGAGTTTCTGACAAGATGAACCAAAGGATCCCCTAGAAGCTCAAACACTGTGCGATCCACCTCGGTCTCATCACCGATCAGTTGCAAATCCACCGGCTTATCCAAACTGAGGGAAACGTCGCGCACAATGCGCTGAATTTTTACGAACAAAGATCTAAGCGGCGTCATGCGGATGCTTAAAGTCTTTTCATAGAGTTCACGCACAGCCTTGTCGAGTTGATCCACAATTCCTTCAAGGCGTAGATTCAATCCACTTGTCACGGCATCGTCGTGCACCAACTGATTTTTTAAAACAACCAACTCACCGACAGCGTCCAAGACGGAATCCACGCGTCCCGTATCGACTTTGATAACAGAATTCGCCTTGGCATTTGTGCTACCCGCTTTCGGCGCATTGGCAGAAGCTTCTTTAGGAGGTGCAGCCACTTCAGAATTATTTGATATTAAAGAAAGAGCTGGCTTTTCCAACGCAGGCTCTGCTGTCACTTCAGCAACCGCTTCTTGAACTTCGCTAGGCTCTGAGTTTTGCCCAGCTTCTTGAGCTTCAAACTCGGCACGATCCTCAGGGCTTAATTGCGCAAGAAGTTCTGCGAGGAGTTCATGATTTGTATGATCTTCATCCGATCCCACTTCAACATCAGCTACACCTTCAAAAAAGTCATCTGGAGCTTGAACTTTTTCTTCTTCTTCAGCACTTGCCACTACTGGAGCTGCCTTAGCGTGCTTACTAGGTTTTCCGCTCATCTTTGCATGCAGATCAATAAGTTGAGATTTGAGTTCTTGTGGATTCCAAACTTCTTCAGATCCATTTTGCAAAGCGTGGACTCGGTTTTTTAACTCATCACCCGATTGCAATAACAAAGAAATACAAGTTGAATCTACCAACCCAGGTTTTGAACGCAAAAGATCTAAGAGATCTTCCATCACGTGGGCAAAGCTAGATAGCTCTGTTAGGCCAACCGCTGCTGCGCCACCTTTTACGGAGTGAGCGACACGGAAAATGTCCGTAAGGTCTCTCACAGGATCATCACTGTTCTCAAGACGCATCATGAATTCTTCATATTGATCCAGCATGAAAGCTGACTCATTTAAAAAATCCATCTGTAACTCTTCAAAGAATGCTTTATCGTCGCTCATTATATAGATGCTCCTCAAAGGGGTCTAAAATCCATATGGCTTATCGGCGCAATTGAGCAAGTTTAGCGTCTCACCTAAGTCTAGAACATCATTTCAGTTTCGTATAAATGAGGCGTCTTCGTAATATTCCTGTCTTAGCTCGAAGCTGTCTCAGAATGAGACAGAAACATTTGGCCTTTTTTAATGATCCAGTCCTTAAGTTCCTAGACTATTTTCTCGATGAGTAAGGGGCATTCAAAACATCAAAAGGAATAAGCTATGAGCGAAATGATTCAAAAGGCAAAACCAGGTCAGTACCTAACTTTTCAACTTATGTCTGAACAGTATGGTGTTGCCATTGAAACAGTCCGTGAAATCAATCAGTTCGGTGAAATCACGCCTGTCCCGCGAACACCAGAGTACGTAAAAGGTGTTATGAATCTCCGTGGTAAAATTATCCCTGTCGTTAATCTGCGTGTGAAGTTTGGAATGAATCCGCAAGATACGACACGCGACACTTGTATTATTGTCATCGACACTGAAATCGGTCAGGTCGGAATGATCGTCGACTCTGTAAAAGAAGTTGTTGATCTAGAGGATGCTAAAATTGAACCGCCGCCGGTTCTCAGCAGCTCTGGCGCGACGAACTTTGTAAAAGGTATGGGCAAGGTCGATGATAAAGTCGTTATCTTAGTGGATGTGGTTTCCGCATTCTCTCAAGCACAGATGAGCCAGCTCTCTGAAGCGACTCATGAATCCTACGCAAAAGCTGCGTAAAAAAAAGCCCGCTGATTGCGGGCTTTTTCTTTTTTAAACTTCAAAATCTAGATCAGCTCTTCACAGGCTTTAATCATCGCCTGAGAATCCAATCCATGTTTCGCATAAAGTTCCAGAGCTAAGTAAGCACTCTGTCCAAACTCTGCTTTTACACCCAATGATTTTAAGCGCAGATTGACACCTGCAGAAACCAAAGCATGCGTCAGCATTTGACCAAAACCACCAATAGCCTGATGATCTTCAGCCGTCACGAGACGACCACCCGTTTTAGCAAGGGCTGCTTTATATGTTTCAACATCCACATGGTTGATGTTTGCAGAATTCACCACGATCACGCCCAAACCCTTCGCTTTCAAAGCTTCAGCCGCTAAGAGAGCCT carries:
- a CDS encoding chemotaxis protein (COG0643 Chemotaxis protein histidine kinase and related kinases), with translation MSDDKAFFEELQMDFLNESAFMLDQYEEFMMRLENSDDPVRDLTDIFRVAHSVKGGAAAVGLTELSSFAHVMEDLLDLLRSKPGLVDSTCISLLLQSGDELKNRVHALQNGSEEVWNPQELKSQLIDLHAKMSGKPSKHAKAAPVVASAEEEEKVQAPDDFFEGVADVEVGSDEDHTNHELLAELLAQLSPEDRAEFEAQEAGQNSEPSEVQEAVAEVTAEPALEKPALSLISNNSEVAAPPKEASANAPKAGSTNAKANSVIKVDTGRVDSVLDAVGELVVLKNQLVHDDAVTSGLNLRLEGIVDQLDKAVRELYEKTLSIRMTPLRSLFVKIQRIVRDVSLSLDKPVDLQLIGDETEVDRTVFELLGDPLVHLVRNSMDHGVEPAALRKERSKPATAKVVVSAKQSGGNVIIEISDDGGGINREKVLNKAIERGFVPQGVDPATIPDEQVFQYILQPGFSTADKISDLSGRGVGLDVVKSNLEKINGKISITSKWGVGTTFRMTIPLSTAITDGIIVGLGGSRFILPIHNIREIVRVQPKDYTEITGSGKIANVRGALIPVLDMTNTLGNLETLTSESWVKRGDSLSSRREESMLVIVETARGEVALPVDDVLGQAQVVVKPIVTGLDIPEVAGAAILGDGKTVLILEPSALVNSQFVSGRAAV
- a CDS encoding purine-binding chemotaxis protein CheW (COG0835 Chemotaxis signal transduction protein), with amino-acid sequence MSEMIQKAKPGQYLTFQLMSEQYGVAIETVREINQFGEITPVPRTPEYVKGVMNLRGKIIPVVNLRVKFGMNPQDTTRDTCIIVIDTEIGQVGMIVDSVKEVVDLEDAKIEPPPVLSSSGATNFVKGMGKVDDKVVILVDVVSAFSQAQMSQLSEATHESYAKAA